A window of Bombyx mori chromosome 2, ASM3026992v2 contains these coding sequences:
- the LOC101737750 gene encoding uncharacterized protein LOC101737750, with protein MGKKKKNNTKKAGNRFFRWIRSDLADEEDKKSPVLLLGVNKISDSPYVRRRSIEPHSSGSIRFFRPPKSKYTRGQHGDERLEQIRKDLLVHKNKPDSYIPKVEHEIFVEQEEKCSKLSCVGNCICDRKKSSNRGSFSFHRPDQLLPNYQPQCRDYSENEIEYKYTEHIPLNQPSSSKQSYNVTPKSTERRHFLLANLNERFRKTLSLDSRKDTRVLSLPQENRPKSFINTSNICVQQFKSGDPFIPTNFNKGSQPKKKRKSFFSLDTFFDTKKSDTSSVDDFCSSKYKRFELESDDSPVFRRDDHKRVKTPDLLNLPVIIDSVKKKHSETRRQLEKLENYYVKNLNKTQAVVDAVPKDATDVQGPSGHANHVYIDDEDVEYIEPIRSNFTSQSTLILDKNIPIPDPANISDAENHITVSHNDRNDIDSIGHYEIEVKKSDLIKNRVADLIVKVMDKSVDSIGSCSLDVDASTDFSDTTSGSLNLLTPSSTTSRVRDFTSRIQERAGSNLQQNYLTPTPVVTPIRTPEETTPTPRKSEHLLKPPPKVHVDSSSHRSRGQHKRRDDLPQKKPSYLNLACSVNGYTNLTTYDSKLRQDINKSREASPIRPITYTYQYRSENNSLLVPVPVSANKLLVPTFGPHDTTDLTAKAPSKAHTDPSLATSTLHVYMAAENKQLKDDFLGPDMTTTSRPYISTESKNFATSMLHQKDELDNAKEITFKSSYSETNFRKTVTSNGKDSRFTSESYTISSNGMSKRVEITKENGEKLTSPMKSFIQQRVERLYGPGALAQGFFNQKRLKSQSEDDDSKVLTEKSLNCPEYSVRKLNKSFDDAYTSPNGNLDSSVSLPVLRHLRPEFRAQLPIHSPKKSVKAELSPQKLEEDIPRLDTKTELSEVVTNGVSVIKIDDSLNNDAVNGKEINGEAVKDAYYFLDLEKKETERLLALSASAEKELENLQDKDVSEEVLGLLRAASGKARLLATQKMQQFEGLCYNNINERQDEPFPTTVEDLQGFWDMVCLQVRNVDALYRHLDELKQNNWVEVSPPPSRPASVPAARPRPRAPPAALNEKARLAAEKREADRKAMLEHRRRVARERQLAARASTSASQSQSDVPVEGSQEVEIFVGKTPKTQAPTGDCTSATEQS; from the exons TGACCTCGCTGATGAGGAAGATAAGAAGTCTCCGGTGCTCCTTTTAGGGGTGAATAAGATCTCCGACTCGCCGTACGTAAGGAGGAGATCGATAGAACCTCATTCGTCGGGCTCTATAAGATTCTTCAGACCGCCCAAGTCCAAATACACAAGGGGCCAGCACGGTGATGAGAGACTGGAACAGATAAGGAAGGACCTCCTCGTTCACAAGAATAAACCGGACAGCTACATTCCGAAGGTCGAGCACGAGATCTTCGTTGAGCAGGAGGAGAAGTGCTCAAAGCTGAGCTGCGTCGGCAATTGCATCTGCGATCGGAAGAAGAGCTCCAATCGCGGCTCTTTCTCGTTCCACAGACCCGACCAACTCCTTCCCAATTACCAACCACAATGTAGGGACTACTCTGAGAACGAGATAGAATACAAATACACAGAACACATTCCACTAAACCAGCCGTCGAGTAGTAAGCAGAGTTATAACGTCACCCCTAAATCAACGGAAAGAAGACACTTCCTACTCGCGAACCTTAACGAGAGATTCAGAAAGACTCTGAGCTTGGACTCCCGCAAGGACACGAGGGTGCTAAGTCTGCCCCAAGAAAACCGACCTAAATCATTCATAAATACGAGCAACATTTGCGTGCAACAATTCAAATCGGGCGACCCCTTCATCCCGACGAATTTTAACAAGGGCAGCCAACCTAAGAAAAAGCGGAAGTCGTTTTTTTCGCTAGACACGTTTTTCGATACGAAAAAGTCGGACACGTCATCCGTTGACGATTTTTGCTCGTCCAAATATAAAAGATTCGAACTCGAGAGCGATGACTCGCCTGTATTCAGACGCGACGATCACAAACGGGTGAAGACGCCCGATTTGCTAAACCTACCGGTCATCATTGATTCGGTTAAGAAAAAGCATTCCGAAACACGAAGACAGCTGGAGAAGCTAGAGAACTATTACgtgaaaaacttaaataaaacccAAGCGGTCGTAGATGCGGTTCCGAAGGACGCAACCGATGTCCAAGGGCCGAGCGGACACGCCAATCACGTCTACATAGACGACGAGGACGTGGAATACATTGAGCCGATACGCAGCAACTTCACAAGCCAAAGCACTTTGATCCTGGACAAAAACATTCCTATACCAGACCCCGCAAATATATCCGATGCCGAAAATCATATAACCGTATCACATAATGACAGAAATGACATTGACAGTATAGGACATTACGAAATCGAAGTTAAGAAATCAGATTTAATAAAGAATCGGGTCGCGGATTTAATTGTTAAAGTGATGGATAAGTCGGTGGATTCTATAGGTAGTTGTTCGTTGGACGTGGATGCCAGCACGGATTTCTCAG ATACAACATCGGGTAGTCTGAATCTCCTAACTCCATCGTCTACCACAAGTCGAGTGAGAGACTTCACATCCCGCATACAAGAGCGGGCCGGCTCGAATCTACAACAAAACTACTTGACCCCAACCCCGGTGGTCACCCCAATCAGGACCCCAGAGGAGACCACACCGACTCCTAGGAAATCTGAGCATCTCCTGAAACCACCCCCAAAAGTTCACGTCGACTCGTCAAGTCATCGATCCCGTGGACAACACAAACGTAGAGACGACCTGCCCCAAAAGAAACCAAGCTACTTGAACCTAGCCTGTTCCGTAAATGGCTATACCAACTTAACGACCTACGACTCGAAACTAAGGCAAGACATAAACAAGAGCCGGGAAGCGTCACCAATCCGACCGATAACATACACATATCAGTATAGAAGCGAAAATAATTCACTCTTGGTACCCGTGCCGGTCAGCGCGAACAAACTGCTCGTCCCCACCTTCGGGCCTCATGATACAACCGATTTGACGGCGAAAGCGCCTTCCAAGGCGCACACTGATCCGTCGCTGGCAACATCGACCCTCCATGTGTATATGGCCGCTGAAAACAAACAGTTGAAAGACGATTTTCTGGGCCCCGACATGACGACCACAAGCCGCCCTTACATATCGACAGAGAGCAAGAACTTTGCTACCTCGATGCTCCATCAGAAAGACGAATTGGACAATGCAAAGGAGATCACCTTCAAATCGAGCTATTCCGAGACGAATTTCCGGAAGACTGTGACCAGTAACGGCAAGGACTCTAGGTTTACATCGGAATCTTACACGATATCGTCGAACGGGATGTCGAAGAGGGTCGAAATAACGAAAGAGAATGGAGAAAAGTTGACGAGTCCCATGAAAAGCTTCATTCAACAACGGGTCGAGAGGTTGTACGGCCCCGGAGCTTTAGCCCAGGGGTTTTTTAACCAGAAAAGATTGAAAAGTCAAAGTGAAGACGATGATTCGAAGGTATTGACAGAGAAATCTCTAAATTGTCCGGAATACTCGGTAAGGAAACTAAACAAGAGCTTTGATGACGCCTACACTAGTCCAAATGGGAATTTAGATTCTAGCGTCTCTCTTCCTGTGCTCAGGCACCTGAGACCCGAATTTCGGGCCCAATTACCAATACATTCACCAAAAAAGAGTGTTAAAGCTGAACTATCGCCGCAGAAATTAGAAGAAGACATTCCACGACTGGACACGAAGACTGAACTCAGCGAAGTGGTGACGAACGGTGTATCTGTGATAAAAATTGATGATTCCTTGAATAACGATGCTGTCAACGGCAAGGAAATCAATGGGGAGGCAGTCAAAGATGCCTATTACTTTTTGGATCTCGAGAAGAAGGAGACTGAGAGGTTATTGGCATTGTCTGCCAGTGCTGAAAAGGAATTGGAGAATTTACAG GATAAAGACGTGAGTGAAGAAGTACTTGGCCTGCTACGGGCCGCCTCCGGAAAGGCCAGACTCCTGGCCACGCAGAAGATGCAACAGTTCGAAG GACTATGCTATAACAATATCAACGAGAGACAAGACGAGCCCTTCCCGACCACAGTCGAAGACCTCCAGGGCTTCTGGGACATGGTGTGTCTGCAGGTCAGGAACGTGGACGCCCTGTACAGGCATTTGGACGAGCTGAAACAGAACAACTGGGTCGAG GTGTCCCCGCCCCCCTCCCGGCCGGCGAGCGTCCCGGCggcgcgcccccgcccccgcgccccgcCCGCCGCCCTCAACGAGAAGGCGAGACTAGCGGCCGAGAAACGAGAGGCCGACAGAAAGGCCATGCTTGAACACAGAAG GCGCGTCGCCCGCGAGCGTCAACTGGCGGCCCGAGCCTCCACCTCCGCGAGCCAGAGCCAAAGCGACGTGCCCGTCGAAGGCAGTCAG GAAGTGGAAATCTTTGTCGGAAAAACACCCAAGACACAGGCGCCGACGGGGGACTGCACTAGTGCTACTGAGCAAAGCTGA